The following coding sequences are from one Salvia hispanica cultivar TCC Black 2014 chromosome 3, UniMelb_Shisp_WGS_1.0, whole genome shotgun sequence window:
- the LOC125211182 gene encoding uncharacterized protein LOC125211182, with protein sequence MEDKDRLAETDRLERGLLLDRAPDSEQFNGDDDELPPLYTASFSEAEENFVKYQTARWLLYSLLLILAWGIGLFMLIYLPLRRYILFNDIRSRKLYLTADSIVYKVRRPVSFPCFGFLKKEKHVLLLSVADVVIEQGYLQSLFGVYSIRIENVGVRRPPSDDVQIQGVTDPHAFREAVLSQLSIMRGEAFSRKISAPDDTPAPCMGRSPIASVSPSKFRHDSLSLPRLGEVAILQKLEEVGSSVKRVQTLIEEQKLQASEIAE encoded by the exons ATGGAAGACAAGGACAGGTTAGCGGAAACAGACCGACTCGAAAGGGGCCTGCTACTGGACCGCGCCCCGGATTCCGAGCAGTTCAACGGCGACGATGACGAGCTGCCGCCCCTCTACACGGCGTCGTTTTCCGAAGCCGAAGAGAATTTCGTTAAATACCAGACGGCGCGGTGGCTTCTCTACTCGCTGCTGCTAATACTCGCGTGGGGCATCGGCTTGTTCATGCTCATTTATCTGCCCCTGCGCCGCTACATTTTGTTTAACGATATCCGCTCTCGGAAACTCTACCTCACTGCCGATTCAATTGTGTATAAA GTAAGAAGACCGGTGTCGTTTCCATGTTTCGGGTTTCTGAAGAAAGAGAAGCATGTTTTACTGCTCTCAGTGGCTGATGTTGTGATAGAACAGG GATATCTGCAGTCCCTTTTCGGTGTATACTCTATTAGAATAGAGAATGTTGGGGTGAGAAGGCCTCCAAGTGATGATGTTCAAATACAAGGAGTTACCGATCCTCATGCTTTCAGGGAG GCTGTTCTATCACAACTGTCCATCATGAGAGGCGAGGCGTTCTCCAGAAAAATTTCTGCTCCCGATGATACTCCAGCTCCATGTATGGGTCGTTCTCCAATTGCTTCG GTGTCCCCTTCAAAATTTAGGCATGATTCTTTATCTTTACCTCGCCTCGGTGAGGTGGCgattttgcaaaaattagAGGAGGTTGGTAGTTCAGTGAAG AGAGTCCAAACCTTGATTGAAGAGCAGAAGCTTCAAGCATCGGAAATTGCAGAATGA
- the LOC125216292 gene encoding 3-oxoacyl-[acyl-carrier-protein] synthase II, chloroplastic-like isoform X1, which yields MASSSVMCSWLTPPCMSSSRRRRAKCVPNLVNSSLAMDKSRQCFESRNAPMQRCRRKLLRSSAHSGETMEVAVSPATEVSSKMKPPTKQRRVVVTGMGVETSLGSDPDVFYNNLLNGVSGISEIEAFDCSQFPTKIAGEIKSFSTDGWVVPKLSKRMDRFMLYMLTAGKKALADGGITEDLMDELNKAKCGVLIGSAMGGMQVFYDAIEALRISYRKMNPFCVPFATTNMGSAVLAMDLGWMGPNYSISTACATSNFCILNAANHIIRGEADMMLCGGSDAAIIPIGLGGFVACRALSQRNSDPTKASRPWDSSRDGFVMGEGAGVLLLEELEHAKSRGATIYAEFLGGSFTSDAYHMTEPHPQGTGVILCVEKALAQSGVSKEDVNYINAHATSTPAGDLKEYQALIHCFGQNPELKVNSTKSMIGHLLGAAGAVEAVATVQAIRTGWVHPNINLENPDDGVDANVLVGPTKERLDIKVALSNSFGFGGHNSSILFAPYK from the exons ATGGCGTCGTCATCGGTGATGTGCTCTTGGCTGACGCCCCCATGCATGTCCAGCTctcgccgccgccgcgccAAATGCGTTCCCAATCTCGTGAATTCCTCTCTCGCCATGGATAAATCTCGACAGTGTTTCGAATCGAGGAATGCTCCGATGCAGCGCTGCCGCCGCAAATTGCTCCGTTCCTCCGCCCATTCCG GAGAAACGATGGAAGTAGCTGTTAGTCCGGCCACGGAAGTTTCATCGAAGATGAAACCTCCAACCAAGCAAAGACGAGTGGTCGTGACAGGTATGGGTGTGGAGACGTCACTTGGTAGTGATCCAGATGTCTTCTataataatctgctaaatggAGTCAGTGGAATTAGTGAGATAGAGGCTTTTGATTGCTCGCAGTTTCCGACC AAAATTGCAGGAGAAATCAAGTCATTCTCAACAGATGGCTGGGTTGTACCTAAACTTTCCAAGAGAATGGACAGGTTCATGCTTTACATGCTGACAGCAGGAAAGAAGGCACTGGCTGATGGAGGAATTACCGAGGATCTCATGGACGAATTGAATAAAGCAAAATGTGGTGTTCTAATCGGCTCGGCTATGGGTGGAATGCAA GTTTTTTATGATGCAATTGAAGCATTGAGGATCTCATATAGGAAGATGAATCCATTTTGCGTTCCTTTTGCAACTACCAACATGGGTTCTGCCGTGCTTGCCATGGATTTG GGATGGATGGGTCCAAACTACTCTATATCTACTGCGTGTGCAACAAGTAACTTCTGCATACTAAATGCTGCTAACCATATCATCAGAGGTGAAGCT GACATGATGCTTTGTGGTGGCTCAGATGCAGCAATTATACCAATAG GCTTGGGAGGCTTTGTTGCATGCAGAGCATTATCGCAAAGAAACAGTGATCCAACTAAAGCCTCACGCCCGTGGGATAGT AGTCGTGATGGATTTGTTATGGGAGAAGGTGCTGGAGTACTACTCTTGGAAGAACTTGAACATGCAAAG AGTAGAGGTGCAACTATCTATGCTGAGTTTCTTGGAGGAAGCTTCACTTCTGATGCTTATCACATGACAGAGCCTCACCCACAAG GAACTGgtgttattttatgtgttgaGAAGGCTTTGGCTCAATCAGGAGTATCAAAAGAAGatgtaaattatataaatgcaCATGCGACTTCTACTCCAGCTGGTGATCTTAAAGAGTATCAGGCTCTTATTCATTGTTTTGGCCAGAATCCAGAG TTGAAAGTGAATTCCACAAAATCCATGATTGGGCACCTACTTGGAGCAGCTGGTGCTGTTGAGGCTGTTGCAACCGTCCAG GCAATTCGAACTGGCTGGGTTCATCCAAATATCAATCTTGAAAATCCAGATGATGGCGTG GATGCAAATGTGCTAGTGGGACCAACAAAAGAAAGACTCGACATTAAAGTGGCACTGTCTAATTCGTTTGGGTTTGGTGGTCATAACTCATCGATTTTGTTTGCTCCGTACAAGTAG
- the LOC125216292 gene encoding 3-oxoacyl-[acyl-carrier-protein] synthase II, chloroplastic-like isoform X2 — protein sequence MEVAVSPATEVSSKMKPPTKQRRVVVTGMGVETSLGSDPDVFYNNLLNGVSGISEIEAFDCSQFPTKIAGEIKSFSTDGWVVPKLSKRMDRFMLYMLTAGKKALADGGITEDLMDELNKAKCGVLIGSAMGGMQVFYDAIEALRISYRKMNPFCVPFATTNMGSAVLAMDLGWMGPNYSISTACATSNFCILNAANHIIRGEADMMLCGGSDAAIIPIGLGGFVACRALSQRNSDPTKASRPWDSSRDGFVMGEGAGVLLLEELEHAKSRGATIYAEFLGGSFTSDAYHMTEPHPQGTGVILCVEKALAQSGVSKEDVNYINAHATSTPAGDLKEYQALIHCFGQNPELKVNSTKSMIGHLLGAAGAVEAVATVQAIRTGWVHPNINLENPDDGVDANVLVGPTKERLDIKVALSNSFGFGGHNSSILFAPYK from the exons ATGGAAGTAGCTGTTAGTCCGGCCACGGAAGTTTCATCGAAGATGAAACCTCCAACCAAGCAAAGACGAGTGGTCGTGACAGGTATGGGTGTGGAGACGTCACTTGGTAGTGATCCAGATGTCTTCTataataatctgctaaatggAGTCAGTGGAATTAGTGAGATAGAGGCTTTTGATTGCTCGCAGTTTCCGACC AAAATTGCAGGAGAAATCAAGTCATTCTCAACAGATGGCTGGGTTGTACCTAAACTTTCCAAGAGAATGGACAGGTTCATGCTTTACATGCTGACAGCAGGAAAGAAGGCACTGGCTGATGGAGGAATTACCGAGGATCTCATGGACGAATTGAATAAAGCAAAATGTGGTGTTCTAATCGGCTCGGCTATGGGTGGAATGCAA GTTTTTTATGATGCAATTGAAGCATTGAGGATCTCATATAGGAAGATGAATCCATTTTGCGTTCCTTTTGCAACTACCAACATGGGTTCTGCCGTGCTTGCCATGGATTTG GGATGGATGGGTCCAAACTACTCTATATCTACTGCGTGTGCAACAAGTAACTTCTGCATACTAAATGCTGCTAACCATATCATCAGAGGTGAAGCT GACATGATGCTTTGTGGTGGCTCAGATGCAGCAATTATACCAATAG GCTTGGGAGGCTTTGTTGCATGCAGAGCATTATCGCAAAGAAACAGTGATCCAACTAAAGCCTCACGCCCGTGGGATAGT AGTCGTGATGGATTTGTTATGGGAGAAGGTGCTGGAGTACTACTCTTGGAAGAACTTGAACATGCAAAG AGTAGAGGTGCAACTATCTATGCTGAGTTTCTTGGAGGAAGCTTCACTTCTGATGCTTATCACATGACAGAGCCTCACCCACAAG GAACTGgtgttattttatgtgttgaGAAGGCTTTGGCTCAATCAGGAGTATCAAAAGAAGatgtaaattatataaatgcaCATGCGACTTCTACTCCAGCTGGTGATCTTAAAGAGTATCAGGCTCTTATTCATTGTTTTGGCCAGAATCCAGAG TTGAAAGTGAATTCCACAAAATCCATGATTGGGCACCTACTTGGAGCAGCTGGTGCTGTTGAGGCTGTTGCAACCGTCCAG GCAATTCGAACTGGCTGGGTTCATCCAAATATCAATCTTGAAAATCCAGATGATGGCGTG GATGCAAATGTGCTAGTGGGACCAACAAAAGAAAGACTCGACATTAAAGTGGCACTGTCTAATTCGTTTGGGTTTGGTGGTCATAACTCATCGATTTTGTTTGCTCCGTACAAGTAG